In the Candidatus Hydrogenedentota bacterium genome, CAACCCTTGAATGGGCGTTGCCTTCAGCCTGTCAACTACTTCCAATTGCGCGATGTCGATCTGCACCAACTCCGGCGACAAAATGGTCGGCTTGATGTCGATGTTCACGCCGATTTGACGCCAATCGATGTTCAGGATCGGAACGTTTGTAACCGGAGCCAGTGTCACACCCTGGAACGGGATCTCTTCACCCGCCTTGATCGTGGCTTGCTGTCCATTGCTGACGAGCAGTTCAGGCTTGCTAATCAAGTCAGAGTCCGTGGTCTTCTCGATAGCCCGCAAAATGCCTTCCAGCGTACCTCGATCCGAATCGATGATGTTGTACGAAAGCCCGGCACCTTGCCGCGTGTTGATGTTATACTCGCCCGGTCGCGCCGCATCCGCGGAAAGCGAATTCCCCAACGTCCATTTCGTCTTGGATTCGGGCGCCAGCCGCACGTTGTCCGGATACGGATTGCCGTCCGGCGCGGGCAATGTCGCATCGAACGTCGACGTGGAAGGCGAAAACGTCTGCGTCCGCACACGCTCCACCGATCCGCTCTGCTCAACCCCGCGCACGAACCGTGTGTAGTTCAAGTTAGAACCGATATCGCGGGCTCCGTTCTCATCCGTCTGGCTGATCCAAACCTGTATCTGCACCTGCGGAATCTGGACCACCGGAGGAGGAGGTGGTGGCAGTGGTGGCGGCGGCGGTGGCGGCGGTGCCGCTGCTGCGGCATCTGGCGCAGGCGCAGGCGCCGGAGCGGGTGCCGCTTCTGGGGCAGGCGCTGGAGCAGGAGCAGGCGCGGGCGCCGCTTCTGGTGGCGGTGCCGGTGCTGGAGCCGGGGCTGGAGCGGGTGCCGGCGCAGGAGCAGGAGCAGGATCCTGTGCCCAAGCCGAAGCTCCAGCGAATACTACCATTGCCGCGACGGCAACTAGATGGACCGCGTGTTTCACTTCGGCGGCCCTCCCAACTGCGATTCGACGTTAGTCTTCTCGTCGCTCTTTTCGCCGGTCACACCCTCGGCAATACCTTGGGGTATGCTCGTGATGCCCCCGATAACATCGCCGATCACTTCCGTCGGCTTCATTCTGTCTTTTCCGTCTTTGCCTTCGGCATCTTCTTGACTCGCGCCATCGATGCCTTGCTCATCGGCCACGGTATACGCCGGCCGCCAAGTCTCTGCCTTGATGAAGAACACAAGCTCGCGGCGCTGCTCCTCCGACTCGCGGTTACCCAGCGACGAAGTCACCGGCGTACCGCCAACATCGCCGGGAATCACCTTGCTCGCGAGTCCCGTGGCAAACTCTTCCACCTTGGAAAGCCCAGGCACCGTGTCGAGATTCTTGATCTTACGATTACGGAAAAGCCCACCCAGTATGAGCACCTGTCCATGACGCACCCATACGCTCGTGTTGATGCTGCGCGTCACAAACGTAGGTGCCGCGATACGGCTGGCGCCCACAATCCGGTTGTCCAGCGCCACAATAATGTCTTCGCCCAGCTCCTTTACCTCAGCCAACAGGTTCAGGTTGATGTACGTATCCTGGGTCGTATTCCAGTTTAGGTCGTCATCGACCACGTCGGGCACATGTACCGTCAACGTTACGCCCGTGGGCCGGAATTTGGTTGCGGTTACCACCGTGGTTCCCACAACCGTCGGCGATTCGTACGGATTTTCTTCCACGGTCTTGATAATCGTCGGAGTTCCCGAACGCACCATGACCATCGCCTTCGGACGCGAAAGGATAAGCGCCCTATTCTCGTTGACCAGCGCCTGAAGAAGGATTTCCAGGTCCCCCTCATTCAACCGCAAACGGTCAAGGAATACCGTGATTGCACCTTCCGAACTTAACGGAAAGGTCAAGTCCGCCGTCGTGATCGCGCCGTTTCCGCTCGACACGCGACCGTAAGGCCGCACCTCGTTTCTCCGGGCAAAAAACGCGCTCATCCCGGTCTCGACGCCTTTGGTGGCCTGAAACTCCACAATCTTTACGGACACGCTCACCTGCTGCGGCGCGCCCGTCTGAATGGGAGTCCCAGGGACTGCTACCGGCACAGTCGGCGGTGGAGCTTCGCCTGCCCCCGCAACCACCGATGCCAGCAGCATCATGGCTAGCAGCTTTGTTACTCTCACAGTACCTCTCTCACCGTTCGAACGAACCAACCGCCTCGTAACGATATACATTCTCAATATCGTCGAAGTTGCTGAACCGCACACTAAACGCACGGCTCTCTCCGGGGTTCAATCGACCGATATTCGCCGTGGTCGTGTCATACACGACATTGCCGAAGCCGTACAAGGTTACCATCACCTGTACTCCGTACAACACACTATCGCTTCGGTTCACGGCTTGGCCAGTCACGCTGTAATACAAGGGTTGCCGCGTGAACAAATCCTCTCCGCTTCGGAACGACGCCAAATTTATTACCACAAGCGGCTGCTTCTCCACCGCGCGCCGCTGCACCTCTCCTGGTGTCAGCACCAAGTACTGACCCGATGGCATTATCTCGATCCGGCTAGTCAGCAACGGATCGTTCGCCTTCTCCGGATGCTCCTGCGCAACCCGCGCATACATGGTCCCTGCGTTCTGGTAATCGCCACGCTTCCACAGCAAATCCGCCAGCTCCAACTGCAGGTCAACACTCTGGGGATCCTTCTGCAGTGCCTTGCTGAGTTCGTCGATTCGCGCTTCCAGCTTCTCCTCGGTCCAGTATTTCTGCTCATATTCCTCGGAGAGCGATGACGCGAGCTTCTTGCACTCCTTCGCGCGCGGCCCCTCGGGAGCAATCCGCAAGTACTCGTTAAGAACGTCAATCGCGTCGCGATAACTCTTCACCTCTTTATACGTGACGGCCAAGAGATATCTCGCTTCCAATGAGTATTTTGAATTCGGGTAGTTGGAAATAATCTGGAGCAGCCGCGGAATTACGACCGTGTAGTCGCCATGCTCCACCATGTACTTGGCTTCGCTAAGTTCCTGCTGCCCGCCGTTCCCCTTCATCGTCGACGGTTTCTTATCCAACGGTTCCGGAGATGGAGCCATGGTCCGCGGTGTGTAACAGCCAGCCGCCATCACTACCGTCAAAACGGCCACACCAGCCAGAAAACACGCCCCCTTGCCTCTGTTTGGCTTTTTGTACTGCACGCGCTCAGTCGCCTTTCGATCCTGACTTGTGCCCTTTACCGCTTCCATTGCCGTTGGCGGACTTATTCATGACCTCAAGCACCTGCTTGGTGATGTCTTCCGCGGGAATGGGCGGCTTGAGTCCCCCTAAGTACCCCTGCGCTGCGATCAAGTCGTATTCGGTTTCCTGGCCTACCTGCGAAATCGCCTTCACCACTCGGTCGCTGGCTTGGCTCATCAATATCCAGTACTTGCCCGTCCCACGCTCGACCTTCTTCTTCTTCAATTCCTTGTATTCGGGCGTTTCCTTGATGAGCTCGTCGTATTGTACTTCAGACGGCTTCTCGAAACCACTCGCTGTTCCCCAGTAAATCTTCTGAGGATCAAGCTGATCAGCGGGAATCGAGTACAGCTCGGCCAACGCCACCGACGTTACGATGAGAGCAGCCAGCCCCACTATCGCCCGGCTGGAATAACGCATGCTGCCTACCCCTCTTGCGTCCTTGCGACTCGTTGCACCTGGAGTCGACTCAGCATTATCGGGTCCTCCTTCCGGCGTCGAACCCTCGTTCGCAAATTCTCCGGCAACCGCTTCTCCTTCACGTCTTCATTCCAATTCGCATGCGGAATGCCTCCTCCTAATACCCGGCCCGCTCGCCCCGGTTTCACCTCCATCCAGGGAAATACGGCCCTTCTACACCCCAAAAGGGCGCAAAGATACCATCAACCCACACCGGCTATATACCCCCGAGTTGCCTAAAGTTCCCAAATTCCACCTCAAAAAAACCGGGAATATTGCTCCAATCTGGTGCATACCGGTGGTATGTCTTTGACAGGTCTATGCTTGTACAACACAAAATATGGGGGTATGCCCACGATTTTTTTCAACGCGCCGTTGCCCTCGTCTCAGGCAACGTTATCGTCTGCGAGTGACGTAAACCCTGCGTACCATTGAAGGTACTGAGAATTCACGGTTGCGTTCCAACTTTCTGCATTTATTTAATAATATTAATGCTAAAATATTGCAAAATTGTGTAAAATC is a window encoding:
- a CDS encoding type II and III secretion system protein — protein: MRVTKLLAMMLLASVVAGAGEAPPPTVPVAVPGTPIQTGAPQQVSVSVKIVEFQATKGVETGMSAFFARRNEVRPYGRVSSGNGAITTADLTFPLSSEGAITVFLDRLRLNEGDLEILLQALVNENRALILSRPKAMVMVRSGTPTIIKTVEENPYESPTVVGTTVVTATKFRPTGVTLTVHVPDVVDDDLNWNTTQDTYINLNLLAEVKELGEDIIVALDNRIVGASRIAAPTFVTRSINTSVWVRHGQVLILGGLFRNRKIKNLDTVPGLSKVEEFATGLASKVIPGDVGGTPVTSSLGNRESEEQRRELVFFIKAETWRPAYTVADEQGIDGASQEDAEGKDGKDRMKPTEVIGDVIGGITSIPQGIAEGVTGEKSDEKTNVESQLGGPPK
- a CDS encoding type II and III secretion system protein, whose protein sequence is MKHAVHLVAVAAMVVFAGASAWAQDPAPAPAPAPAPAPAPAPAPPPEAAPAPAPAPAPAPEAAPAPAPAPAPDAAAAAPPPPPPPPLPPPPPPVVQIPQVQIQVWISQTDENGARDIGSNLNYTRFVRGVEQSGSVERVRTQTFSPSTSTFDATLPAPDGNPYPDNVRLAPESKTKWTLGNSLSADAARPGEYNINTRQGAGLSYNIIDSDRGTLEGILRAIEKTTDSDLISKPELLVSNGQQATIKAGEEIPFQGVTLAPVTNVPILNIDWRQIGVNIDIKPTILSPELVQIDIAQLEVVDRLKATPIQGLQVPVFSTRSQNGSVLVPNTQTLVIGGLSSRVVRKAERRVPVIGSLPFVGIPFRGRSNEAFNSQLLIFISPTIVNLREDKKPMESALNFWKEVEWANRERIQQEIDLMEEEL
- a CDS encoding FxLYD domain-containing protein translates to MQYKKPNRGKGACFLAGVAVLTVVMAAGCYTPRTMAPSPEPLDKKPSTMKGNGGQQELSEAKYMVEHGDYTVVIPRLLQIISNYPNSKYSLEARYLLAVTYKEVKSYRDAIDVLNEYLRIAPEGPRAKECKKLASSLSEEYEQKYWTEEKLEARIDELSKALQKDPQSVDLQLELADLLWKRGDYQNAGTMYARVAQEHPEKANDPLLTSRIEIMPSGQYLVLTPGEVQRRAVEKQPLVVINLASFRSGEDLFTRQPLYYSVTGQAVNRSDSVLYGVQVMVTLYGFGNVVYDTTTANIGRLNPGESRAFSVRFSNFDDIENVYRYEAVGSFER